Genomic DNA from Candidatus Eisenbacteria bacterium:
AGCTCGTACACGAGCCCCGCCGCCCCGGAAAGAAAGAAAAGGACGTAAAGGATCATGGGCACCTTGGATCCGGCGGAAGGTCCTCCCGCCTCGTCTCGCGAGAGATCGGTTTCTCAACCGATCGTATCATAAGAGCGGACGGGGATCGAAGGACCGGACGCGCCTTGGATCGGTCTTTGTAGGCGTCTTGCTCTCCGGGCCGAGATGTGCTACCATAACCCTTGAAATGGCAATCGGTTGTACGGTCTCGTGTCGGGGCGCAGTTGCGTTCGTTCCGTGCCGAGTCTCGTAACGGGACCTTCGGAACAACGTCCTCCGCTTCGAAAGGGGAAGAGCGTGAGCACGCGAATCGGAGGTTCGGCAGCGGCCGCTGCGCTCGCCGTTCTCCTTTGCGGATCGATCACGGCGGGGAAGAGCGAGGCGGGCGGCTTTCTCGTTCTGCCCGAAGAGAACCCGCGGTTCGTCGTCTACGATCTTCCGCCGGCCGAGATCGAGGCGGCGCTCGGCGTCTCGTACGAAGAGATGCAGCTTCGGAGGGCGGAGGTCGAGGTGCGTGTTCCTCCCGACACCGGGGTCGTTCTCGTCCTTCTCTGCCAGTGGGCCGACGACCCGGCGGACACGATCGCGCACCCGCGCGCGGCGTACGACACGCTCCTCTTCAGCGAGGGGATCGTCGATCCGGGGAGCATGCGGGAGTATTTCCTTGAGGTCTCATACGGATCGTACTGGATCGAGGGGGACGTCGTCGGCTGGCTGACGCGGCCGACCTACCAGCCGAGCCTCTGGTTCACCGATTTTCTCGCGCTGGTTGACCCGTTCGTCGACTTCCGCGACTACGACCGGGATGGGGACGGGTACACCGACGCGGTCTGGATCTTTCACGCGGGACCGGGCGAGGAGGAGACGCACGATCCGAACCACATCTGGTCGTACGCGGTCTACGGGCTGAACTACATGACCGACGACGGCGTGATCGTCGATCGCTACTCGTGCAATCCGGAGGAGCATGCGGATGGCTCGATCATCACGATTCGGGTCGGCGCGCACGAGGCCTCGCATGTTCTCGGTCTTCCGGATCTCTACGATTACGACTCGAAGCTCGACACCGTGACCTACTTCACGCCGAACGACGCGAACGATCACCCGCTCGTCGATTGGTGTTTGATGGGCTACTACGGGTACAACATCATGTCGTACGGGACGAGGCAGGATCCGTCCCACCTCTCTGCTTGGTCGAAGAAGCAGCTCGGCTGGGTGACGCCGATCGTCCTCAGCGAGCCGGCCCAGCGCCTACCGATCCTCGAGACGAACACGAACCCGCTCGCTTATCGAATCAGCCGCCCGGGAAGCACGAAGGAGTACTTCCTCATCGAGAACCGGAACTCGAACTCCTCGTCCAAGTTCGATCATCTCGATTCGGACTTCTCCGCCTACTTTCCTTGGTTCACGCCGGGACAGAATCCGAAAGATGCAGGCCTTATCGTTCTTCACGTCGATGACAACATAGCGAGAAACAACGGGAAGCCGACGTACGCGCACTACAAGGTGATCGTGGAGGATGCGGGGTACGATCCGTCGACCCCGTGGGACGGCGTGAGCGAGTTTTTCGAATGGTGGTATCCGTACGAGTTCCGGATCGGCGCGGCGTTCGCGGGAGAGGATCCGGGTCAGAACGCCTTCACGCCGAACACGACCCCGAACACGAATTGGTACACCGGGCCGAGCGGAATCTGGATCACGAACATCAGCGAGTCGGACTCGGTGATGACCTTCGACATCGGGTTCGGGAACGCGTGGCCGGCGATCGTCGATCATCGTCCGGCGGCGCGCGACACGACGCTCGAGGAGGGGCTCGGGCATCTCTTCTCGGCGGCGGCGGTCGATCGGGACGGCGACCCGACGACGTACGTCTGGTCGGTGAACGGGAACGTGGCTCAATCGGGCGCCGACTCGACGTTCGTGTACGTCGCGGGCGCGGGCGGAACGACTGACACGGTCCGGGTCGCCGCCCACGACGGCGCGCTCGGCGACACGCTCATCTGGCGGATCGATGTGGGGGTGAGCACCGGCATCGCTTCGAGGGCGCCCGCCGCGGCGCCGCTTCTCGACGCCGCGCCGACGCCGTTCAACGCGACGCTTCACGTGCGCGCCGAGGTCCCGGCGGGGGAGGTCCGCCTCGCGGTCCACGATCTCGCGGGGCGTCTCGTTCACGTTCTCGCGGAAGGGCCGCACCCGGGCGGCTCTCTCCTCGCGACCTGGAACGGCCGCGACGCCTCCGGTGTCGAAGTTCCTTCAGGCATGTACTTTATCCGGCTCAAGACTCCCGAGGGGACGCGGACGAAGAAGGCGGTGCTCTTGCGGTAGGTCGATCTTCGGAGTAGCCGGTGCGCGAAGAAACCCCCTTCCGGATCGATCCCTTCCAGCCGGCCTACCTCCGGCTCCTCCGGAGCGGGGAGCTGGAGCGCCGGGCGCGGGAGGCGCGGGAAGAGCTGCGCGCCTGCCGGCTCTGCCCGAGGGAGTGCGGGGCGGACCGCCTCGCGGGGGAGACCGGCGTCTGCCAGACTGCCGCGCGCGCGGTCGTCTCGAGCGCGTTCCCCCACTTCGGCGAGGAGTCGGTTCTCGTCGGGCGGGGCGGCTCGGGGACGATCTTCTTCTCCTGGTGCAATCTTCGCTGCGTCTTCTGCCAAAACGCGGAGATCTCGCAGAGGGGCGAGGGGGAGCCGGTCGCATCCGATCGGATCGCGGGCCTCATGCTCCGCCTCCAGAGCGCGGGATGCGCGAACATCAACCTCGTCTCCCCGAGCCATGTGGTTCCGCAAGCGATCGAAGCGGTCGCGATCGCCGCGCGCGAGGGGCTCCGGCTCCCGATCGTTTATAACTCGAATGCATACGATTCGATCGTTGCGCTCCGGCTGCTCGAGGGGATCGTCGACATCTACATGCCGGACTTCAAGTTCTGGGAACGAGCGAGCGCGAGGCGTTTCTCGAAAGCCGCGGACTATCCGGATCGAGCGCGCGAGGCGATCCGTGAGATGCACCGCCAGGTCGGACCGCTCGCGATGGGTTCGGACGGCGCGGCGCGCCGCGGCCTTCTCGTTCGGCACCTCGTGATGCCCGGCCTCGAGGCGGAATCGCGCGCGATTCTCCGCTGGCTCGCGGAAGAGATCTCGCCCGACACGTACGTCAACATCATGGATCAGTACCGCCCGTGCCACCGGGTGGGGGAGAGGCTTCCTCGCAGCGGCCGCCGCTACGAGACGATCGACCGCCGTCCCTCGCGCGAGGAGATCGCCTCCGCGTTCTCCGCGGCCCGCGAGTCGGGACTTTGGCGCTTCGACCGTTGATCCTCGAAGGATCCCTCTCATCCCCCTCTCGGAAAGACCTTGACACGCGGACGGATTCCGGACTAGAGTCGTGCGGTTAGCGTGAACACAACCTGAGGTCGTGTCGTGAGTTACGTCTTTTCTTTCGCGGCGGCTCTCCTTGCGGTCGCGCTTCTCGTGCCGATCGTGAGGAGGCTCGCCCTCCGCTCGGGGTTCCTCGACCAGCCGAGCGCGCGCAAGGTTCACACGAAGCCGACGCCCCTCCTCGGCGGGCTCGCCGTTCTCATTGGGTTCCTCGCCGCCTTTCTGAGCGGGGCCCGCCTCGAAGAGGCCGACTTCTCTTCGTCCGTGGTCGGGTTCCTCCTCGGCGGGATCTGGGTCTTCCTCGTCGGGCTCGCGGACGATCGCTTCGGCACGGGGCCACTCGTGAAGCTCCCGGGCCAGATCATTGGGTGCGCGATTCTCTTCTTCAGCGGCAACACGAACGGTCTCATCACGAGCGCGCCGCTCGATCTCCTCTTTTCGTTTCTCTGGGTGGTCGGGATGATGAACGCGGTCAACTTCCTCGACAACATGGACGGGCTCGCCGCGGGGATCACGTTTCTCGCCGCGTCCGGGTTCTTCGCGATCTCGCTCCTCCACGGCCAAACGGTCCCCGCGCTCATCGCGATCTCCCTCGCCGGCGCCGCGCTCGCGTTCCTTCGGTTCAACTTTCATCCGGCTTCCATCTTTCTCGGCGACGCAGGATCGCTCTTCTTCGGGTACGCGCTCGCGGCTCTCGGGATCATGTCGACCTGGCACATGACCTCGCACAGTTTCCTCCTCGTGCCGGTCCTCATCCTCGGCTATCCGATCTTCGATATCGGCTTCGTCGTGCTCACGAGGATCGCGCGCGGGCGGCGGATCTATCTTCCCGGGAAGGACCACTCCTCGCATCGGCTGTGGACGCTCCTCGCGAACGTCCGCGGCACCGCGGCGGTCGTCTACGGAGTCTGTTTCGTCCTCGCGCTTCTCGGGGTCGCGCTCTCCTTCACGAGCGACCGTTCTTTCTACTGGACGGCGCTTCTTCTCGTCGCGACCGTCTCGCTCTGGAGCGGCCGCCGTCTCGCGCGGGTTCCCGTGGAGTAGGCGGCGCGCGTTGACGGTCCTTTCGGCGCATGTTAGCCTGCATCGCACGGGGGCGCGCCCTCGTCGAGGGGGCCGTCCCGGCCGAGCGGGGTCTTTGCGTTCTTCCCCGCCGGACCGATGCTTGGGGAGGACCGGGTAGGGGAGGTTCCGCTTGCTTGATCCCGCATACATTCGGCAGCACGCGGACGAGGTGCGCCGCGCGATCCGTCTCAAGAACGAGAAGGCGGACGTGGACGAGTGGCTCCGACTCGACGAGAGGTGGCGCGCTCTCACGAAAGAGACGGAGGATCTTCGCGCGCTCCGAAACCGCGTGAGCGAGGAGATCGCCGAGCGGAAGCGCCGGGGGGAGGACGCGTCGGGCGAGATCGCCCGCATGCGGACGACCGCCGACGCGATCAAGGCGCGCGAGGAGGACCTCCGTCTCGTCGAGGAGAAGCTCCGCGACCTCGCGGTGTGGATGCCGAACGTCCCCCACGCGAGCGTCCCGGAGGGGGACGAGAGCGCGAACCGGATCGTCGCGACCTGGGGGGAGCCGAAGGTCTTTCCCTTTCCGGCGAAGACGCATTGGGAGATCGGCGAGCGGCTCGGCATCCTCGATCTCGCGCGCGCCTCGAAAACCTCGGGCTCCGGGTTCGCCGTCTTCTGGGGCGCGGGCGCTCTTCTCCAGAGGGCGCTCATCCGCTTCATGATCGATTTGCATGTAAAGGAACACGGCTACCGCGAGGTCTACGCTCCCTATCTCGTGAACCGCGCCTCGATGTTCGGCACGGGGCAGCTTCCGAAGCTCGAGGAGGATATGTACGTCTCGCCGCGCGAAGATCTCTTCCTGATCCCGACCGCCGAAGTGCCGATCACGAACCTCCATCGGGACGAGATTCTCGGCGAAGATGATTTACCTCGAAAGTATGTCGGCTACACCGCCTGCTTCCGCCGCGAGGCGGGGAGCGCCGGGAAGGAGACCCGCGGTCTCAATCGGCTTCATCAATTCGACAAGGTCGAGCTCGTTCGGTTCGAACGTGCGGAAGAGTCGTATCGTGCTCTGGAAGCGCTCCGCGCCGACGCGGAGGACGTCCTCCGGCGGCTCGGCCTCGCGTATCGCGTCGTCGTGCTCGCGGCCGGCGACCTCTCCTTCGCCTCCGCGCTCACCTACGATCTCGAGGTGTGGGCTCCGGGGCAAGGCCGCTGGCTCGAGGTCTCGAGCTGCTCGAACTTCGAGGATTTCCAGGCGCGCCGCATGCGCATCCGGTACCGTTCCGAGGGAAGCGGCGGGAACCGGTTCGCGCACACCCTTAACGGATCGGGCGTCGCCCTTCCGAGGACGACGATCGCCCTTTTGGAGAACGGCCAGAGGGAAGACGGAACGGTCGAGGTTCCGGAGATTCTCCGGCCCTACATGGACGGCATGGAGCGAATCGCGTAGCCTGCGCCGGCCGCCGCGCGCCTCGGGCGCGCGAAGGCGCGGCGAACGGGAGGCTCGGAGATGGTTCAGCCACGCAGAACGGGCGAGCCGCAGCGGATCACCTCTACGGTTCTTCGCGTGTACGTCTTTCTCGGAAGCGGGCTCTTGATCCTCGCCTTCTTCTTCTATGTTCAACATTTGATCGGCCGGCTGGAGGAGGAGACGCGGCTTCTCTCGCGCGTCTTCGCCCAATTCTGCGCCGGCACGATCCTTCCCGCCACCCAGGACGAGTCGATCTCGGGCGTGTTCAGCGAGGTGATCGAGGACATTCCCTTCCCCGTGATCGTGACCGACCACCGCGGGGTCCCCTGGACGTGGCACGGGATTCCCGACGAAGTGAACGGGATCTCGATCCGGGTCGACCGGGTTTCCTACCGCGACTTCATCGACGCGGATCCGTCCAATCCGCCGCCGGGCCCGATCGCGGAGGTGCTCGCGCTCGCCCGGAAGATGGACGCCGCGAAGGAGCCGATCGCTTTCTACGACCCGAGGGGAGGATCCCTCGTCGGCCACGTCCACTACGGAGATCCGGCCATTCTTCGCGGGCTTCGCGTGGTCCCCTACGTCCAGATCGGGCTTGTCGCGATCTTCCTGATTCTTGGATATCTCGGCTATCGAGGAATCAAGGAAGGGGAGCAGAGGTCGATCTGGATCGGGATGGCGAAGGAGACGGCCCATCA
This window encodes:
- a CDS encoding HAMP domain-containing histidine kinase, which codes for MVQPRRTGEPQRITSTVLRVYVFLGSGLLILAFFFYVQHLIGRLEEETRLLSRVFAQFCAGTILPATQDESISGVFSEVIEDIPFPVIVTDHRGVPWTWHGIPDEVNGISIRVDRVSYRDFIDADPSNPPPGPIAEVLALARKMDAAKEPIAFYDPRGGSLVGHVHYGDPAILRGLRVVPYVQIGLVAIFLILGYLGYRGIKEGEQRSIWIGMAKETAHQLGTPISSLLGWLTLLRERAASGGERGLERREVEEVAREMEEDVDRLNKIAYRFSNIGSAPSLKPQDLNAAIDEALRYLRKRFDRVGKDIAIETEFGELPPVAVNRELIQWVIENLFRNSIDALSEKPGTIRVETGYNRLGNGVKITFTDDGRGMTPSEQKKAFYPGYSTKRRGWGLGLPLSKRIVEEVHGGRITIVRSQRGKGTVIGITLPA
- the serS gene encoding serine--tRNA ligase, giving the protein MLDPAYIRQHADEVRRAIRLKNEKADVDEWLRLDERWRALTKETEDLRALRNRVSEEIAERKRRGEDASGEIARMRTTADAIKAREEDLRLVEEKLRDLAVWMPNVPHASVPEGDESANRIVATWGEPKVFPFPAKTHWEIGERLGILDLARASKTSGSGFAVFWGAGALLQRALIRFMIDLHVKEHGYREVYAPYLVNRASMFGTGQLPKLEEDMYVSPREDLFLIPTAEVPITNLHRDEILGEDDLPRKYVGYTACFRREAGSAGKETRGLNRLHQFDKVELVRFERAEESYRALEALRADAEDVLRRLGLAYRVVVLAAGDLSFASALTYDLEVWAPGQGRWLEVSSCSNFEDFQARRMRIRYRSEGSGGNRFAHTLNGSGVALPRTTIALLENGQREDGTVEVPEILRPYMDGMERIA
- a CDS encoding undecaprenyl/decaprenyl-phosphate alpha-N-acetylglucosaminyl 1-phosphate transferase; protein product: MSYVFSFAAALLAVALLVPIVRRLALRSGFLDQPSARKVHTKPTPLLGGLAVLIGFLAAFLSGARLEEADFSSSVVGFLLGGIWVFLVGLADDRFGTGPLVKLPGQIIGCAILFFSGNTNGLITSAPLDLLFSFLWVVGMMNAVNFLDNMDGLAAGITFLAASGFFAISLLHGQTVPALIAISLAGAALAFLRFNFHPASIFLGDAGSLFFGYALAALGIMSTWHMTSHSFLLVPVLILGYPIFDIGFVVLTRIARGRRIYLPGKDHSSHRLWTLLANVRGTAAVVYGVCFVLALLGVALSFTSDRSFYWTALLLVATVSLWSGRRLARVPVE
- a CDS encoding M6 family metalloprotease domain-containing protein; the encoded protein is MSTRIGGSAAAAALAVLLCGSITAGKSEAGGFLVLPEENPRFVVYDLPPAEIEAALGVSYEEMQLRRAEVEVRVPPDTGVVLVLLCQWADDPADTIAHPRAAYDTLLFSEGIVDPGSMREYFLEVSYGSYWIEGDVVGWLTRPTYQPSLWFTDFLALVDPFVDFRDYDRDGDGYTDAVWIFHAGPGEEETHDPNHIWSYAVYGLNYMTDDGVIVDRYSCNPEEHADGSIITIRVGAHEASHVLGLPDLYDYDSKLDTVTYFTPNDANDHPLVDWCLMGYYGYNIMSYGTRQDPSHLSAWSKKQLGWVTPIVLSEPAQRLPILETNTNPLAYRISRPGSTKEYFLIENRNSNSSSKFDHLDSDFSAYFPWFTPGQNPKDAGLIVLHVDDNIARNNGKPTYAHYKVIVEDAGYDPSTPWDGVSEFFEWWYPYEFRIGAAFAGEDPGQNAFTPNTTPNTNWYTGPSGIWITNISESDSVMTFDIGFGNAWPAIVDHRPAARDTTLEEGLGHLFSAAAVDRDGDPTTYVWSVNGNVAQSGADSTFVYVAGAGGTTDTVRVAAHDGALGDTLIWRIDVGVSTGIASRAPAAAPLLDAAPTPFNATLHVRAEVPAGEVRLAVHDLAGRLVHVLAEGPHPGGSLLATWNGRDASGVEVPSGMYFIRLKTPEGTRTKKAVLLR
- a CDS encoding radical SAM protein — encoded protein: MDPFQPAYLRLLRSGELERRAREAREELRACRLCPRECGADRLAGETGVCQTAARAVVSSAFPHFGEESVLVGRGGSGTIFFSWCNLRCVFCQNAEISQRGEGEPVASDRIAGLMLRLQSAGCANINLVSPSHVVPQAIEAVAIAAREGLRLPIVYNSNAYDSIVALRLLEGIVDIYMPDFKFWERASARRFSKAADYPDRAREAIREMHRQVGPLAMGSDGAARRGLLVRHLVMPGLEAESRAILRWLAEEISPDTYVNIMDQYRPCHRVGERLPRSGRRYETIDRRPSREEIASAFSAARESGLWRFDR